AGCAATGACATTCAACGAAATGATGGACAGACTAGAGGCAGCTTTTGCTACCCAGCGAGAATTTGTCAACGATGCTGGGCATGAACTGCGAACTCCCATCACCATCATTCGCGGACATCTAGAACTAATGGGAGATGACCCCCAAGAGCAACAGGAAACCCTGACACTGGTTATCGGAGAACTAGACCGGATGAGTCGTCTGGTCGATGATATGATTTTGCTAGCAAAGGCAGAACGCTTAGATTTTTTGCAGTTGGCGACGGTGAATGTAGCAGACTTAACCCAAGAATTATTTGTTAAAGCCCAGGCACTAGCAGACCGAGATTGGCAAATAGATGCGGTGGCAAAGGGTCAGATTATAGTTGATCGCCAGAGAATTACTGAGGCTGTGATGAATCTAGCGCAGAATGCAACTCAGCATACTAGAAAGAGTGATACTATCTCCATAGGTTCTGCGATCGCCAAAGGAAAGGTGCGTTTCTGGGTACGAGATACAGGCGAAGGCATTCTCCTTACCGATCAAAAACGGATTTTTGAACGTTTTGCTCGAATTTCTAACAGTCGTCGTCGTTCCGAGGGGGCGGGATTGGGGCTGTCAATTGTCCGAGCGATCGCAGATGGCCACGGCGGACAAGTATTACTTCGGAGTCAACTAGGAAAAGGTTCGATGTTTACCATCGTTTTACCCCTCGATCCCCCGCAGGAAATGAGTGCTTATGCCCAACATTCTCATCGCTGAAGATGAACCCCGCATTGCCTCATTTATTGAGAAAGGATTGCGATCGCAGGGTTTTACCACAACAACTATTGCCGATGGGCTGTATGTGCTAGACATAGCACAGAATGGAAGCTTTGACTTACTAATTTTGGATTTGGGCTTGCCTGGAAAAGATGGCTTTCAGGTACTCGAAGAACTGCGGGGACAAGGAGAAAATTTACCTGTAATTATTCTTTCGGCTCGGAGTGACATTCACGATAAAGTCGCTGGATTAGAAGGGGGTGCAGATGATTATGTCACCAAACCCTTCCGATTTGAAGAACTTCTGGCGCGGGTAAAGTTGCGTTTGCGGAGTGCTAGACCTTTGAGAGATGCCCAAGAATTTCTCCTCCAAGCCGGGAATGTGGTGCTTGATTTGCGAACTCGACGGGTAAAAGTAGGCGATCGCTTTGTAGAATTACCTGCTCGTGAATTTACCATGACAGAAATGTTTTGCCGTTATCCCGGACAAGTTATAAGTCGAGAACAACTGCTAGATTACGTTTGGGGCTACGACTATAATCCAGGTTCTAATATTGTCGATGTATATGTCGGTTATCTCCGCAAAAAACTAGGCAGTAACATCATTGAAACCGTTAGAGGGATGGGTTATCGCTTGCGAACCTAATACGCAGATCATCTGACTTCACTGTGACTCCTTATTTATTTTTTACAAAAATAATTATGAGAATTTTCTCATAGAAGTTTCATAAAAGACTCATGGAAGCTTGGGAAGCTACTTAAGTTAGTACGGCATCCATTCACCGAATAACTTAGGAACGTGGATTAAATAAGATGCAAAACTTCATTCTGTCTCTAGCTTCCCTCTGCAATATATCGGAGAAGGATTGAGGGTGAGGTAAACCAGGGACATAAATTTGTATGTTATTTAATTTTATTTGTGATAGACAAAAAGTCTTATGGTATCCGTTTTGATAATCCAAAATCTTTTAACTGAACACTTATGACCAATTCAAAATCAAAAATTCTTTGAAAGAGGTTAAGTTATCATGAAACGTATTATGTTCTACTGCCAACATATTTTAGGTATGGGGCATCTGGTTCGCAGCCGGGAAATTATACGCGGTTTAACCAAAGACTTCCAAATTTGTTTTATTAATGGTGGTGAAATAATTCAAGGATTTGAAATTCCTACTGGTGTCGAAGTCATCAATCTGCCTGCAATTAAAACTGACGCAGAATTTGCCGAACAGCAAGTAGTAGATGATGCTTTTAGCCTTAACGAAGTCAAGGAAATCAGAAAAAATCGACTTCTAGAAATATTTGATCAATTCCAGCCTGATATCTTAATAGTTGAATTATTCCCCTTTGGAAGAAGACGCTTCTCTTTTGAATTAATTCCCTTGTTAGAAAGAGCAAAATCAAATAGAAGCTCCACTAAAGTCGTTTCTAGTTTGCGAGATATTGTCGTTGCTAAACCAGACAAGCAGACAAAACACGAAGAAAAAGTATGTCACTTAATCAACAAATATTTTGATATGTTGTTGGTTCACGGCGACCAAAAATTAGTTCCATTAGAAGAAACCTTTTCTAGAGTCAATGACCTCAAATGTCAGTTATATTATACCGGATATGTCGTGCAAGAACCGCCGAAAAACCCTGTTTTTACTGATGAAGATCGAAAAATTATTAAATCAGACAAACCCCTGATTTTAGTTAGCGTAGGAGGTGGGAGATTTGGTCATGAATTGCTTGAATGTGTAGTGAACACAGCCCCTTTCTTAGAGAAAGGACTGCCGCACAACATTCAGGTTTTTACGGGGCCATTCATCCCAGATTCAAAATTTAATGAACTGCAAGCAATGGCAAAATATAGTAAAAATATTCATATTCGACGCTATACTCCTTACTTGCTAAATTACATGAAAAAAGCAGACCTCTCGATAAACATGCCTGGCTATAACACCACAATGAATGTTCTAACCACAGGTGTGCGAGCCATGATTCTTCCCTTTACAGGCAACCAAGATCGAGAACAAAGCATTAGAGCCGAAAAATTAAGCAATTTAGGAATCGTCAAATTGATAAATCATAATCATTTGCAACCTGATTACTTGGCTATTAATATTATTAATTACCTCAAAAAACAACCAAAGAAAATTAGCTTTGATTCTGGAGGCGTTGAAAAAACTGCAACTATCTTAAAAGCCTTAGTAGTCAAACAGAAAGCTGCATAATACAGCCTTGAATCTAGTTTCCTCCCCTTTATAAGGGGAGGGTTAGGGTGCGGTAAAACCTTGGTTAATCACCTATTTAAGACTTGTGTGTACACCGTAGCTGATGTCTTTGGGAGTCTTAATTATGTGCATCTTCATGCATAATTGGTATTAGAAAATAGTCAATCTGTATCTACCGTGTTCCTGTGGATTTTTGGAAGTAACAACTATATAATAAGTGTCATCTTCAGGCAGCCTAGCTCGGTCAATTAAAGCACTATACACACCATTTTTATCTTTGTCTTTATCAATAGCGATCGCCTGTCCTTGAGAATTTAGCAAAGCTACATAAGGCGAAAACTCTTCATCAACACTATCTACACGAATACTTACAAGCTGATTTTTTTTGCCTTGAAAATTAGAAACATTGTAAGCACCGCCATTTTGTTTCAGGGTTGAGCTTTTGGCAGTTAATTGACCTGATTCATCTAAAGTATAGCTAGCTCTGTCATTCCTCAAAGCCAAACTATAGCGACCTATCTCTCCAGGATCTTGGCTAGTAACTGCAATCTTGTAAATGCCATTCTTCGGCAGCCGTGCAAAAATAAATGCATCATCGCCACCACTGCTCTTATCCAAAGTGCCTTTTTTGACGACGATATTATTATCAGGATCGTGCAGAAACAACAAGGGTTTTAAACTCAAGTTATTGGATCTGCGTGTATCATTACTGCCAACAAGCCTAATTTGGATTAATTGATTTTCTCTCCCTTCAAACTCGTAGAAATGAAAATATCTACCTTCAGATTTAAAGTCACCTTTACTCAGAATGCCCAATGCAACATCTACAAAGTTAATCTCTTTATAAGTAAGTGTTGCAGAAGAAAGTGCTGAATTATCGAGATTTTGGTTCCCTGTAGCTACATTAGAACTTGGCTTGCGAACTCTTCCAGAGCTACCATTAGAACGATTTGCGTTTGAGTTAGCAGTTCTACCTCCAGACGATCTAGATGTACCACCATTGGAACGATTAGAGTTTGAGTTAGAAGTCCTGCGTCCAGACGATCTAGGAGTAGAGCTATCATTTGAAACGCTAGAAGTTGGCTGAGAATCTTCTGTGTTAGATGATATACGAGGAGTTTGCTGTATTGGTGAATCAACAGATATCTTCCGTCTTGGAGAGATTGATGCTTGAGAAGGAGGAATTTGCTCAATTCCTTTTTTTACTGCTTCTGGTTGTCTCTCATCGGGTGATTTGGCAATTATAAAGCCTTGAGAATTTTGAGGTTTTCCTAAAGCATTTATAGGCAGCACATTACTTGTAATTAACAAACTACTACTTACGCAACAAATTAAAAGCTGACTTAATTTGCGGTGATAGTTTTTGGTTTCTACTAGCATAATTAAACTCCTAGTTTTGCTGATAATTTTGTCTTTCAGAAATAGGATAATCTTTATTTATCATTTGCTGCTTTTACCGCAGCAAATAAATCTGAATTATTCTTATTTAAACGGAAAGGTAAATTTAGCGCATACACTTAGAAGCTTGCCAAAGTAATTTCCTGTAATCTAACTAAATTCATATATCCTACATCCCTCAAATATTTGTCATCATTAGATTAGAAAAATTATATTCTTAATTTATATTACTAGAATAAAATCTAATCTCGTAAGTATATACTGAACTACAAACTTAAAATGCTGCTTTTCGGATTATTGCCCATATCTTTTTTTGTAAGACTGACTGAATGGCAAACTGTAGATGTAAGACCCAAGCAGAGATTACGCCGATTGATTCGTCAAAAGGCATCGCTCAAGCAAAGATTCTTCCAAGTTATCTAAATTCTTCAATACCTGATGAGGTAAGGAAATTGGGGATTTGTATGGTATCTCAGTGATATTTACTAACAAGAGAGATTATACTGCATGACTTAAGATGAATATATACCCCAATTGAAATGGATTCCCAGTATGCTCTGTTGTGTGAATCCCGATTGCCAAAACCCCCGAAATTCTGATAAAAACAACTATTGCCACAGTTGTAGAGCGGAATTGATACCCCTACTAGGAGGTCGCTATTGTCCCATTCAGGTATTGTCAGATGAGGGCGGATTTGGTAGAACCTATCTGGCAGAAGATGTACACAAACTTAATGAATGCTGTGTTGTGAAGCAATTCGCACCAAAACTTCAGGGAACTGGGCCACTAACAAAGGCTACTCAGCTATTTAAACAAGAAGCAAGCCGACTACAAGAACTCGCAGAACATCCGCAAATTCCAACTTTATTGGCTTATTTTGAGCAAAATCATTATCTGTTTTTGGTACAGCAGTTTATTGATGGGCAAAATTTGCTTAAGGAATGGGAGACGCGGGGAAACTATAGCGAAATAGAGATTCGCGAATTTTTGCTAGATTTATTACCTGTGCTGAAGTTTATCCATGTGCGGGGAGTGATTCACCGGGATATCAAACCACAGAATATTATTCGCCGTCGAAGTGATGGGCGATTAGTGCTAATTGATTTTGGAGCCTCTAAGCAACTGACGGCAACAGTGCAGACTAAAATGGGCACTGTTATTGGCTCACATGGTTACACTGCACTGGAACAGATGCAAGATGGAAAAGCTTACCCAGCCAGTGATTTATTCAGTTTGGGGGCGACTTGTTTTCATTTACTCACCGGGGTTCGCCCATCTCAATTGTGGATAAAGCAAGGTTATGGTTGGGTTTCGTCTTGGCGACAATATTTAACCAGTCCAGGTAAGGATGGGATTTCTGTGTCTATAGAGTTGGGTGAAGTTTTGGATAAGCTGTTGCAACAAGACATCCAAAAGCGTTACCAATCGGCTGATGAAGTCATCACTGACTTAACAACTCGGCTACCACTATCGTCATCAGTACCCCCGACTATAATTACACCAACATTTACAGCTACCCGAGTCAATAAGGAGCCAGTTTCATCAAAATTAAATAAGAATCTGAAAAGTCAACTGCTGTTAGGTTCTAGCATTTTGATATTAGGGTTAGGGGGAGTTTGGTATTTCCAAACTCGTCCCCATACAATGAGCGAATTTTCTCCGTCGATTTCTTCGCCGATTCCTTCCCCAAAAAGCGTCTCGGAAACTTCTTTTCTACCCAAATCTCTCAAGGGGCATTCCAGCGATGTGAATTCCGTAGCTTTCAGTCCTGATGGCACAACCCTTGGCAGTGCTAGTGATGATAAGACAATCAAGCTTTGGAATATAGCAAGTGGAGAAGCAATCCGCACTCTAGAAGGACATGCCAATTGGATTTGGACTGTCGCCTTTAGTCCTGATAGCAAGACTCTTGCCAGTGGTAGTGCAGACAAAACAATCAAGCTGTGGAATGTGGAGACAGGAAAGTTAATCCGCACCTTACAGGGACATAGCGACGGAATTACTTCGGTAGCTTTCAGCCCTGATGGCAAAATTCTTGCTAGTGGCAGCGCTAGTAAGGATATGAAAATCAAGCTGTGGAATGTGGAGACAGGAAAGTTAATCCGCACCTTGGAGGGACATACCAATGGGGTTCAATCTGTCGCCTTCAGTCCTGATGGTAAAACCCTTGCTAGCGGTAGTTGGGATAAGACAATTAAATTGTGGAATCTGGAGACAGGAAAGTTAATCCGCACTTTGGGGGGAAATGCAGAGTCGATTCTTTCAGTCGCTTTTGCTCCTGATGGTATCACCCTTGCCAGTGGCAGTAGTGACAAGACAATTAAATTGTGGAATCTGAAAACAGGAAAGTTAATTCATACCTTAAAGGGACATAAGGATAAGGTTAATTCTGTCGCCTTTTTGCCAAGTGCAAATCTAAATGGTGTTACCCTTGTCAGTGGGAGTAGTGATAAAACAATCAAACTTTGGAATCCAGTTATAGGAAAAGAAATCCGCACTTTAGAGACGGGTTCTGGATATATTTATGCTGTTGCCATCAGCCCAGATGGACAAACTATTGCCGGTGGTGGGAGTGGTGAGAACATTCTCAAGATTTGGGAGATGAATTAAATGTAGCCATAAGTAGGTCGGCGTAAAGAATTATCGTTGGGATAACGCAGGGGGAAAAGAGTTTGAGCCTTGTTTACTTTTCTTTACACAGTTTGGTTTTATCGTGCCGACTTACATAGAAACGGTGAATTAATAGCAGTTAACATCTGAGGTCTTAGTAAAATGGAGGATGAATAAAAATTCATTTTCCAGGTTTTCTATATAAATTAAATTTAATTTTTTTAAAATGGATGATTCAGTATTTATTATATTTCTTGCCTTTGGGTTTATTTGGATTTTAATGGGCGTTGTCGGTTGGATTGCATTTTTAAAATCTGAGGGTGAGGAAATTAAGTTTGGCAAGTGGGGACTGATAGTTGCTATTCCAATTTTAATACCAATAATTGTTTCCCTAATTATTGGAATATTTTATTATTAAAAATAATCGGACATGATATCACCCCTAAAACATTGGTTTGGCGTTGCTTTCCCGCACTGAAATAAATTTCGGGCTAATAGTTCAAGTCCGTTTCAACGGACTCAAATCAGAGTAATGAGGAATAATGGTTAGACCCCCTATTAATTCGCCGAAAACTTTTCAAACATCCTCTTAAAACTCCTAGTAGATGTTCAATTAGCTTTGGATTTTTTAAGTATTAATTGCACCCCTAACCAAAATCACTGTACTTTCTACACCAGAGGCGATCGCTTCTGGAATATTACCTTGAATCGCCTGCTGCAACAATCCCTCGCGTGAAGCTCCCAAAACTACAACATCATAACCTTCGGTTTTTACTAGGTTAATCACACCTTCTGCAACTGAATTAGCTTGGACTGGGAGAGCAACTACACTGCTGGACAATTTACGCCGACGCATCAAATGGCGAATGGCTTGTTCTAAAACTGACATATCTGGCTTAAGTTCAGATGGTTTAAACACCTGTGTCAGACGAATTTGTGGTTCATTTCCCAATGTAATTAAAGCTGGTAACAATTTAATCGCCAGTTGGGAATTAGGGCCTCCAGCCATTGGAACTAGCCAACTGTTAAAGGAGTGCTGAGTGCTGAGTGGCGAGTGCTGAGTGGGGAGTGAGGAGTGAGAAGTAGTGCCTAATTTTACTAATACGACTTCGCAAGTGGCTTGGCGAATTATGGTGTCAACAACGTTGCCAAAAATCCTACCAGGGGTAGATGTGTTACCTTTCCATCCCATTAAAATTAGATCGATGTGCTGTTCGTTGATTGTCTCTAAAATTGCCTGGGCAACATCGTGGGTAACTCGAATCTGCGTATGTAGGGGAATTTGCCATTTTTTTGCTAAGACTTCTGCTTGTCGTAGCAAGCGGCGACTTTTTGCGGTTCTTACCTGTGTTTCCGACGGGGAACTGTGGCGGGGTATCAGCATCACTTGCACGCAATCTATTTCATAATGGCGATCGCGGGCAATAGCTGCTGCCATTTGTAATAAAATACCCGCAGTTTCGGGATTAGCTACGGGCACTAATAATCTACCTCTACCAGTGCTGGGCGATCGCGTTTGGTAAACTATGTATGAAGGATCTGGTCGTAGTTTGGGGGTTGCATTTGCACCATTAAGATGGTCTGCTTCCGCCCGAATAATATCTCCACGGGTAATAATCCCAATCAGTTTTCGTCCATTTACCACTGGCAAGCGACTGATTTGATAGCGATCGAGTAAATACAGTACATTGCTTAGGGTGTGAATCGGTGTGACTGTCACCGGAGTAGTGGTCATAATTTCCCCTAAGGGAGTATCGCTGGCTAAGTTGCGATCGCGAATATTAAGTAAATCTGATTGCGTCACAATCCCTACAAGCTTGCTCTCCTCTACCACTGGAAAGCCACGATGGTGAGAACGGGCGAATGCTTGGATTACTTCATCTAAAGGCATCTCTGTATCCAGAGTTTCTACCTGCTGCTGCATGACATCTTTGGCTGTCAAATTTGTCATTATCCCCCCCGCTGGTGCTGCTTTTTGGATAATGATGCCATTCCACTCCAAAAGTTTGTCGTATAGCGAGCCTGGCGCTAACTTTTCAGCAACTAGATACGACGTTACAGAGCCAATCATTAAGGGCAGTACCAAATTGAAATCTGTAGTCATTTCAAACACAATGACTATTCCCGTCATTGGCACTCTGGCCACCGCAGTAAAAAAAGCGCCCATTCCTGCCAAGGCGTATGTAATTGGTAATCCAGTCGCTATCCCAAAAGGAAGCAGCAGAGCGTGTTCTCCCATACCTACCAAGTAGCCAAGAGCAGCCCCAAGGGTCAAAGCCGGAGCAAATAATCCACCTGGGACACCAGAGCCATAAGCTACGAGAGTTAAGATAAACTGGGAGACAAAGGCGATCGCAGCTATTGACCAGCTAGCCTCACCTGTAATTAAAATTTCCCGCAGTCCTGTGTTATCTCGAAACGCTAGCGGTAGTAATGCCACAATTACCCCAGACACTAACCCAGCTAAAGCCACACGAGCAGGTAATCCAAAACGTAGAGAACGGCGGTAAACAGTTAAGCTGGCAATAATCCCGCGATTGAACAGCACTCCCATCAACCCAGCCACAACCCCCAATACCAAATAGAAGGGAATATCTTGAACAAAAAAATCTGTCTTAGAAGCAGTTAATGCTAAATTGAGATCCAGACTGCGACCACCCAATACCCGCGAGACGACGGCACCGATAAAAGAAGCCAGAATCGCAGTGCCCAAGGTAAATTCAGAAAAATCCTGTAATAATTCTTCTACTACAAATAATACACCTGCGATCGGTGCATTAAAGGCAGCCGCTAACCCGGCTCCTGCACCAGCAGCAATCAACTGGCGGCGGTGGTCTGGTGAAGTCGGAAACCACCGACTAAGTTGAGCTGCTAACGCTGCGCTAAGTTGAACTGTTGGCCCTTCCCGCCCTAGAGCTAGCCCAGAACCTAGTGCCAGAATACCACCCACTAGCTTGACCACGGCAACCCGCAAATCTAAAGCCATTGGTATACGCGCTAACACTGCTTTCACTTGAGGAATGCCGCTCCCAGAAGTTTCTGGTGCTACGCGCTCAACTAGCCATCCCGCGAGGAATCCACAAGCGAGTCCGATACCTGGCAGCACTAACCAAGCTGGTAGCAGTAGCGATGTCTGCACTCGCCAAGCGCCTAGCAATCCCACCCCCGATTTGAGTAAGACCGCTCCAAGAGCAGAAACCAAACCAATCAGACAAGCTTCAAAAATTGCTAAACGACGCCGTGGTTGTAGCAGTTGCCGAAAGCGCTGGAAGATAGGTAAATACCACATGATATCAATTTTTTCAAGAAGAAGTCAGAATTCAGTTAGGTATTCTGTACGAGTGGCGGTGCTTCACAGTCTCTTCTCTACGAGAGCCTCTGCCAGCGAGTCCACAGGCCTCTAAGTATAGGTTAAAACCGTATTCTCTACGAGATGCGATCGCGTAGCTTGCTTCCCCGTAGGAGTACATCCCGCTATGCTAATCGCCGTCTCTACCAATACTGATTATTGTAGAGACGGCGATTTATCGCGTCTGATTATAGAGTATTCTAATTGTTTATGAACAACAAAATCCCCAACCTTTTCAGAATTGGGGAGTTTTGCGACGCTGCTAAATCTAAAATCCAAAATTAATTGACTAATTAATAACCACAATTAGCTAATAGCTAATCAGTTATCCCCTATTTCGTTGCCTCTGCTCCTGATTTATTTGACTCATTAGATGAAGCTGATTCTGTCTTCTCTGATTGCGTCTCGCTCGTTTGTTGCAATTGGTTGAGATGAATATTGTTAACTTGAACAATAAAGTATTCTAATGCTTGACTTGCCTTTTGTTGCTGTTGGCTTTCATCAGATACATCATAGCAACGATAAGGCGGAGTCACGCCCAATATAAATTTCTCTTGTTCAGCTTCTAGCAATTCAACGGCTGTATTCGCAGCAAGTGAATTCTTCTGAAAAGGAAAAGACGTAACTATACTAGCGACTATAGAAGCAACAGCTGGGCAAAGCACAGGGAGCCACTTGAGCCAAGCTTGTCCTGCTTCTAATTTGTCTACCAGAACTAAAATTGGTGTGACTCCTGATAAAATCACTGTCGCAATTTGTAAACTATAATAAAGGTTCCTTGATAAACTCCTAATTTTTTTATAATCGTCAATCAAGTCTTGGCTATATTGTAAAGCCTTCCCTCTTGTCAGAGTCAGCGTATCTTTATCCCAAGAATTAGGATTGGTCAATAGATAACTATAAAGTTCAGCCTTTTTGGTGAGTTCAGACTGATAAGCAGCCTGTTTATAGTTCTGAAATACCTGTCTGTTGATGAGCAATAAGAAAAACAAAAAAGTTAGAGATACTGCTCCAGAAATTACAACTGTTTTATCGTCTGAAAGCAAAATAATCACGATTCCAGCAGAGAAAAAAGCTGCAAGTAATAAATATTCTATTACTTTCAAGTTAAACAACTTTTTTTCATCTGATGGTGAGGATAAGTTTTCAATCTTATTGGAAGTCTTACTTTGGTTTCTTTGGTCAAAATTAGTTAATTCAGAAGTAGTCATTGCCTCTTACTCAATTCGTTATGGGGTGAAATGTAGCAATAAAATGAATAGCAACAAGTAGAATTGCTTTGAGGAGCTAGAAGTCAGGATAATTTTGCTGGAGAGCAGCTTCACTATAAATAGTTAGCCTTCCAACTTTGGCAACATCCCTTTTATTCCCACTCTTAAGTAGTTTCTCCCTTCCCAAAACTTTCTATAATGTGCTATGTCTTCAAGTTTTGCGATTGACTAGATGGTTTAGAATGCTTTACCAAAGCCAGAAATATTTCTTTTGGTTTACGTAAAATCATTTAAGTCCAGTAAGTCTAATCAATCTTAACCATACATACATTTGATTGATAATGCAAGGCTTTTTAGATGGTAACTTTACCTAGATAAGAGATATTTTTAACACAAGTATCGTGATTGCCCCAAAAAATATATGATTTGGACTTTGCAATAGTTGAATTATTTTTTCATGGATTTTAACCTCATCTAGAGTGTTAATCTTTCGCGCAGAGATTGGCGACAACTATTTCAAGATGAAACAATACAAGAGTCTCCATAATCTGCGCTCACAATGAGCAATGAAAATTTCTTTTCCCCATTCACCAGGAAGCGCTAGCACTGATAAGATGCGAACAATTGCAGAAATTAACGAGAAAATCAGCCGCCAACGTGCAGTAGTGTTGACAACTGAAGAGTTAAAAGCACGAGTTGTAGAAATCGGTGTTACTAAAGCTGCTAAAGAAGTTGATGTAATTACCACTGGCACTTTTGAGCCGATGGAGTCAAGTGGTGCAATTATTAATCTGGGACACACTGATCCCCCAATCAAAATTCGCCGCTGCTGGCTGGATGGTGTGCCAGCATACTCTGGTTTTGGGGCAGTAGATTTATATTTGGGTGCGAGTTGTGCGATGGAAGCGATGGACGGTGAAGAAGTCCGAGAACGTGGCGGCGGTCATGTAATCGAAGATTTGATCGCTGGTAAACCTATACACGTAAAAGCGCAAGGACAAGTCACAGATTGTTACCCCAGAGCAAATTTTGAAACTACAATTACCAGTGAAACGATTAATCAGTTTTATTTATTCAATCCGCGCAATCTTTATCAAAATTTTATTGTTGGTGTAAATGGTGGCGATCGCCCTCTCTTCACCTATCTCGGCCCATTACAACCACGTCTGGGGAATGCTGTTTATTCTAACCCTGGTG
This Nostoc sp. C052 DNA region includes the following protein-coding sequences:
- a CDS encoding serine/threonine-protein kinase, yielding MLCCVNPDCQNPRNSDKNNYCHSCRAELIPLLGGRYCPIQVLSDEGGFGRTYLAEDVHKLNECCVVKQFAPKLQGTGPLTKATQLFKQEASRLQELAEHPQIPTLLAYFEQNHYLFLVQQFIDGQNLLKEWETRGNYSEIEIREFLLDLLPVLKFIHVRGVIHRDIKPQNIIRRRSDGRLVLIDFGASKQLTATVQTKMGTVIGSHGYTALEQMQDGKAYPASDLFSLGATCFHLLTGVRPSQLWIKQGYGWVSSWRQYLTSPGKDGISVSIELGEVLDKLLQQDIQKRYQSADEVITDLTTRLPLSSSVPPTIITPTFTATRVNKEPVSSKLNKNLKSQLLLGSSILILGLGGVWYFQTRPHTMSEFSPSISSPIPSPKSVSETSFLPKSLKGHSSDVNSVAFSPDGTTLGSASDDKTIKLWNIASGEAIRTLEGHANWIWTVAFSPDSKTLASGSADKTIKLWNVETGKLIRTLQGHSDGITSVAFSPDGKILASGSASKDMKIKLWNVETGKLIRTLEGHTNGVQSVAFSPDGKTLASGSWDKTIKLWNLETGKLIRTLGGNAESILSVAFAPDGITLASGSSDKTIKLWNLKTGKLIHTLKGHKDKVNSVAFLPSANLNGVTLVSGSSDKTIKLWNPVIGKEIRTLETGSGYIYAVAISPDGQTIAGGGSGENILKIWEMN
- a CDS encoding glycosyltransferase family protein; translation: MKRIMFYCQHILGMGHLVRSREIIRGLTKDFQICFINGGEIIQGFEIPTGVEVINLPAIKTDAEFAEQQVVDDAFSLNEVKEIRKNRLLEIFDQFQPDILIVELFPFGRRRFSFELIPLLERAKSNRSSTKVVSSLRDIVVAKPDKQTKHEEKVCHLINKYFDMLLVHGDQKLVPLEETFSRVNDLKCQLYYTGYVVQEPPKNPVFTDEDRKIIKSDKPLILVSVGGGRFGHELLECVVNTAPFLEKGLPHNIQVFTGPFIPDSKFNELQAMAKYSKNIHIRRYTPYLLNYMKKADLSINMPGYNTTMNVLTTGVRAMILPFTGNQDREQSIRAEKLSNLGIVKLINHNHLQPDYLAINIINYLKKQPKKISFDSGGVEKTATILKALVVKQKAA
- a CDS encoding response regulator transcription factor; amino-acid sequence: MPNILIAEDEPRIASFIEKGLRSQGFTTTTIADGLYVLDIAQNGSFDLLILDLGLPGKDGFQVLEELRGQGENLPVIILSARSDIHDKVAGLEGGADDYVTKPFRFEELLARVKLRLRSARPLRDAQEFLLQAGNVVLDLRTRRVKVGDRFVELPAREFTMTEMFCRYPGQVISREQLLDYVWGYDYNPGSNIVDVYVGYLRKKLGSNIIETVRGMGYRLRT
- a CDS encoding chloride channel protein, with the translated sequence MWYLPIFQRFRQLLQPRRRLAIFEACLIGLVSALGAVLLKSGVGLLGAWRVQTSLLLPAWLVLPGIGLACGFLAGWLVERVAPETSGSGIPQVKAVLARIPMALDLRVAVVKLVGGILALGSGLALGREGPTVQLSAALAAQLSRWFPTSPDHRRQLIAAGAGAGLAAAFNAPIAGVLFVVEELLQDFSEFTLGTAILASFIGAVVSRVLGGRSLDLNLALTASKTDFFVQDIPFYLVLGVVAGLMGVLFNRGIIASLTVYRRSLRFGLPARVALAGLVSGVIVALLPLAFRDNTGLREILITGEASWSIAAIAFVSQFILTLVAYGSGVPGGLFAPALTLGAALGYLVGMGEHALLLPFGIATGLPITYALAGMGAFFTAVARVPMTGIVIVFEMTTDFNLVLPLMIGSVTSYLVAEKLAPGSLYDKLLEWNGIIIQKAAPAGGIMTNLTAKDVMQQQVETLDTEMPLDEVIQAFARSHHRGFPVVEESKLVGIVTQSDLLNIRDRNLASDTPLGEIMTTTPVTVTPIHTLSNVLYLLDRYQISRLPVVNGRKLIGIITRGDIIRAEADHLNGANATPKLRPDPSYIVYQTRSPSTGRGRLLVPVANPETAGILLQMAAAIARDRHYEIDCVQVMLIPRHSSPSETQVRTAKSRRLLRQAEVLAKKWQIPLHTQIRVTHDVAQAILETINEQHIDLILMGWKGNTSTPGRIFGNVVDTIIRQATCEVVLVKLGTTSHSSLPTQHSPLSTQHSFNSWLVPMAGGPNSQLAIKLLPALITLGNEPQIRLTQVFKPSELKPDMSVLEQAIRHLMRRRKLSSSVVALPVQANSVAEGVINLVKTEGYDVVVLGASREGLLQQAIQGNIPEAIASGVESTVILVRGAINT
- a CDS encoding DUF4231 domain-containing protein, yielding MTTSELTNFDQRNQSKTSNKIENLSSPSDEKKLFNLKVIEYLLLAAFFSAGIVIILLSDDKTVVISGAVSLTFLFFLLLINRQVFQNYKQAAYQSELTKKAELYSYLLTNPNSWDKDTLTLTRGKALQYSQDLIDDYKKIRSLSRNLYYSLQIATVILSGVTPILVLVDKLEAGQAWLKWLPVLCPAVASIVASIVTSFPFQKNSLAANTAVELLEAEQEKFILGVTPPYRCYDVSDESQQQQKASQALEYFIVQVNNIHLNQLQQTSETQSEKTESASSNESNKSGAEATK
- a CDS encoding peptidase, which translates into the protein MLVETKNYHRKLSQLLICCVSSSLLITSNVLPINALGKPQNSQGFIIAKSPDERQPEAVKKGIEQIPPSQASISPRRKISVDSPIQQTPRISSNTEDSQPTSSVSNDSSTPRSSGRRTSNSNSNRSNGGTSRSSGGRTANSNANRSNGSSGRVRKPSSNVATGNQNLDNSALSSATLTYKEINFVDVALGILSKGDFKSEGRYFHFYEFEGRENQLIQIRLVGSNDTRRSNNLSLKPLLFLHDPDNNIVVKKGTLDKSSGGDDAFIFARLPKNGIYKIAVTSQDPGEIGRYSLALRNDRASYTLDESGQLTAKSSTLKQNGGAYNVSNFQGKKNQLVSIRVDSVDEEFSPYVALLNSQGQAIAIDKDKDKNGVYSALIDRARLPEDDTYYIVVTSKNPQEHGRYRLTIF